From the genome of Armatimonadota bacterium, one region includes:
- the ftsE gene encoding cell division ATP-binding protein FtsE: MINLDGVGKRYPTGVVALQDISLRIDCGEFVFLVGPTGSGKSTVLKLIQRIERPTAGRVEVDGLDLCSLPDSQVPLLRRRLGVVFQEFKLLSDRSVADNVAFALRVTETDPVEIAPRVLWALETVGMAHRADDLPARLSGGEQQRVCLARAIVTRPRVVLADEPTGNLDPQAAWEIMQLLGAVNLRGTTVLVTTHNNTLVDILRRRVVELHAGRVMRDESRGLYQTAR; the protein is encoded by the coding sequence ATGATCAACCTCGACGGCGTCGGAAAGCGATATCCCACCGGCGTGGTCGCCTTGCAGGACATCTCGCTGCGGATAGACTGCGGTGAGTTCGTCTTTCTCGTGGGCCCCACCGGTAGCGGGAAGTCCACGGTTCTCAAGCTCATCCAGCGGATCGAGCGCCCCACGGCCGGCCGAGTGGAGGTGGACGGGCTAGACCTCTGCTCGCTTCCCGACTCCCAGGTGCCACTACTGCGACGCAGGTTGGGCGTCGTCTTCCAGGAGTTCAAGCTGCTGTCCGACCGTTCCGTGGCCGACAACGTGGCGTTCGCGCTGCGGGTGACCGAAACCGACCCGGTGGAGATCGCGCCGCGCGTCCTGTGGGCGCTGGAGACCGTCGGCATGGCCCACCGTGCGGACGACCTGCCGGCCAGGCTCTCGGGCGGGGAACAGCAGCGCGTCTGTCTGGCCCGTGCGATCGTAACGCGGCCGCGAGTGGTGTTGGCGGACGAGCCCACCGGCAACCTTGATCCCCAGGCGGCGTGGGAGATCATGCAACTCCTAGGCGCCGTCAACCTGCGTGGAACGACGGTCTTGGTGACCACGCACAACAACACGCTCGTGGACATATTGCGCCGGCGCGTGGTCGAACTGCATGCCGGTCGCGTGATGCGCGATGAGTCGAGGGGCCTCTACCAGACAGCCCGCTGA
- the surE gene encoding 5'/3'-nucleotidase SurE, translating into MRVLLTNDDGIHSPGLHALAEAFASRHETVVVAPEHERSATGHAVTLHKPLRAWRSAVLPEGVTAWATNGTPADCVILGVLDLLGRRPDVVVSGINVGPNLGRDLTYSGTVSGAMEGAIMGIPSLAVSVAAFVDVRFEVAAQFAERLSRLVVERELPADALINVNVPNLPLERLSGVAITRQGSRRYLSQLERRTDPRGRPYYWLAGEPEPLGDEEGTDSWAVKAGYISVTPIDLNMTGDRLLHDLAAWGLTVS; encoded by the coding sequence ATGCGGGTCCTGCTCACCAACGATGACGGAATCCACTCACCGGGCTTGCACGCCCTGGCCGAGGCCTTTGCGTCACGTCACGAGACCGTGGTTGTGGCTCCTGAGCATGAGCGCAGCGCCACCGGGCACGCGGTCACGCTGCACAAGCCGCTGCGCGCCTGGCGCTCCGCGGTTCTTCCAGAGGGCGTGACCGCCTGGGCGACGAATGGCACGCCTGCTGACTGCGTGATACTCGGCGTGCTCGACCTCCTGGGCCGGAGGCCGGACGTTGTGGTCTCGGGCATCAACGTCGGCCCAAACCTGGGCCGCGACCTCACCTACTCCGGCACCGTCTCCGGCGCGATGGAAGGCGCGATCATGGGGATTCCAAGCCTGGCGGTCTCGGTGGCGGCATTCGTGGACGTCAGGTTCGAGGTGGCCGCGCAGTTCGCCGAACGGCTATCGCGGTTGGTCGTGGAGCGCGAGTTGCCCGCGGACGCGCTGATCAACGTGAACGTGCCTAACCTCCCGCTGGAACGGCTGAGCGGGGTGGCGATTACCCGCCAGGGTTCGCGCCGCTACCTCTCGCAACTGGAGAGGCGCACGGACCCGCGGGGGAGACCATACTACTGGCTGGCCGGAGAGCCCGAGCCCCTGGGCGATGAGGAAGGGACGGACAGCTGGGCGGTAAAGGCCGGGTACATCTCGGTGACGCCGATCGACCTCAACATGACAGGCGACCGCCTGCTGCATGACCTGGCGGCCTGGGGCCTGACCGTGTCCTGA